CATCTCTGCCATCCTTGCAAGTCGCGCCGCAGGCGCGGGTGGTGGTTTTCATCCGTTCAGCCGACCGGAAACGGCGGGGGGGTCGGCAGCCGCAATCTGCGCCTTTCGCCTGTCCGGCCCATTTTCCCCCGCAGCTCCCATTCTTTTCCGAAAAATGCCGCCTCCCCTGTCGGCAGGGGGACATGGCCTTGCCCGTGCACGCCATGGCCGCAATCCCCTAGCGTTTCGCGGTTTTTCCCGCCCCCTTCCCCGCCGCCCGGTTCCGGGCGGAAATACGGCTCTTCCCCCCTTTCCCGCTTGGACCACAGGCGAAGCGGACGTGCGCGACGGGTGACGCATTTCGGCAAGGGCGCGTCGCCTGAGGACGGTCGGTCCGCGGGCTCCGGGGATAGGGTTGAATTGTCGCCGGCGGCAAATCCCGCGCCGCGCGCAACCCAGCCATCTCCGGGAGAAATGCAATGGGTCAGTTCGACAGCCTCTTTCAGCCGCTCACCATCAAGAACGTGACCATCCGCAACCGGATCATGAGCACGGCCCACGCGGAGGTCTACGCCGAGGACGGCATGCCCGGGGAGCGCTACCGCCTCTACCATGTGGAAAAGGCCCGCGGCGGCATCGGCCTCACCATGTGCGGCGGCTCCTCCTCCGTGTCCATCGACAACCCCAGTCAGTGGTGGAGCTCGGTGGATGTGAGCAGCGACCGGGTGATTCCCTATTTCCGGGAGCTCACCGGTGCCGTTCACGACCACGGCGCCGCCATGATGATCCAGCTCACCCACAAGGGCCGCCGCAACCGCTGGGACGGCGGCGACTGGCCCCATCTCCTCTCGCCGAGCGGCGGCCCCGAGCCGCTGCACAAGGCCGACAGCAAGGCCATGGAGGCGGAGGACTTCGAGCGGGTGATTCGGGACTACGCGGAGGCGGTGCGGCGCGCCCGGGACGGCGGCTTCGACGGCGTGGAGATCTCCGCCGCCCATGAGCACCTCATCGACCAGTTCTGGTCGCCGCGCTCCAATCGGCGCACCGACGCCTACGGCGGCAGCCTGGAGAACCGCATGCGCTTCGGCCTGGAGGTCTTTGCCGAGATCCGCCGGGTGGTGGGCAACGACTTCGTGGTGGGCATGCGCATGCCCGGCGACGAGCTGCACCCGGACGGACTGGACCAGGCGGACCTGCGCGCCATCGCCGTGCGCTACGCGGGCACCGGCATGGTGGACTTCCTCAACGTCATGGGCTCGGCGGGCGACACCTACGCCACCATCCCCAACGTGGTGCCGAGCATGGCCTTCCCGCCCCAGCCCTTCGTCCATCTCGCCTCGGGCATCAAGGCCGAGGTGGACGTGCCGGTGATCCACGCCCAGAACATCAAGGACCCCGCCTCCGCCGCCCGCCTCATCGACGAGGGCCACGTGGACCTGGTGGGCATGACCCGCGCCCACATCGCCGACCCGCACTTCGTCAACAAGGTGCGCGACGGCCAGACCGACCGGATCCGGCAGTGCGTGGGCGCCAACAACTGCATCAACCGCATGTACGACGGCCTCGACGTGCTCTGCATCCAGAACGCCGCCACCGGCCGAGAGCAGACCATGCCCCACGCCGTCCGCAAGGCGCCCATCCGCCGCCAGGTGGTCGTGGTGGGCGGCGGTCCCGCCGGCATGGAGGCGGCCCGGGTGTGCGCCGAGCGGGGCCACGACGTGACGCTGTTCGAGAAGGGCCCCCGGCTCGGCGGGCAGCTCGACCTGGCGGCCCGCGCCCCGGCCCGCGAGAGTCTGGCCGGGATCACCCGCTGGTTCGAGCTGGAGCTCAAGCGCCTTAACGTGGAGATCGCTCTTAATACGGAGGCGGACGCCCCCCGCATCCGCGACCTCCGACCCGATCTGGTGCTGCTCGCCACCGGCGGGGTTCCGGACCTGGACGCCGAGCCCGGCTGGCGGGCCGCCGAGGGCATGGTGGCGAGCGTCCACGACATCCTGGGTGGCGCGGTGGCGCCGGAGAAGAACGTGCTGGTCTACGACGTGCCCGGCCGCTACGCGGGGGTGACGGTGGCCGACCACCTGGCCGAGCGGGGCGCCCTGGTGGAGCTGGTCTCCCCCGACCCGGCGGTGGGGAGCGACGTGGGCGGCACCACTCAGCCCGTCTACCTGCAGCGCCTCTACGAGAAGGACGTGGTGCTCACCCCCAGCTACACCCTGCAGGAGGTCTACCCCGAGGGCGACCAGCGCATTGCCGTGCTCGCCAACGAGTACACCGGCAGCCAGGAGGAGCGGGCGGTGGACCAGGTGGTGGTGGACAACGGCACCCGCCCCGCCCATGACCTCTACTTCGCGCTCAAGGACAAGAGCCGCAACCGGGGCCAGGTGGACCTGCACGCCTTGTTCGCCGCCGAGTCCCAGCCGGAGCCCGAGGGTCCGGGAGACTTCACCCTCTACCGCTTCGGCGACTGCGTGTCGGGCCGCGACATCCACGGCGCCATCTACGACGCGCTGCGGCTGTGCAAGGCCCTGTGAGGCGCGAGAAAACGCCGAGGCGCCAAAGAGGCGAAGGAATCGGGCTGATCGTAAGTGTAGGAGCGGCCTCCGGCCGCGACCGGTTGCGCTTCTCCGAACAGATCGCGGCGAAGACGCCGCTCCTGCAAGGCCCCGTTGGCTCCGCCGGACCCCAGCCCTGGGCGCGAGACCCTTCCGGCCACAGAACACCACAGGAGCGCACCCATGACCGCCCCCTGGATCCCCGCCCTGGTCATGCTCGCCGGCCTGGCCGCCACTCTGGCGGGGCTGGCCTGGCGCGCTCGGCTTTGGCTGACCGGGCGGCCCGCCCGGGTGGATTTCCTGCGGGGGCTGGCCCGGATGCCGCGCCGCTACCTGGTGGACGTCCACGAGGCGGTGAGCCGCGATCCGGTGGGCGGGGCCGGGCGCGGCGATACGGGGCAGCGCATCGCCACCATGCACATCCTCACCGCCGGCGGCTTCACGGCAGCCTCCGTTTTGATCCTGGTGGTACACGTTTTCGGCGTGGCCTTCGCGCCGCTGGCGGCCCTGCTCCTAGGCGCGCTGACGGTTATGGCGGCGGGCACCGTCCTGGTGGGCCGGCGGCGCCGCCCGGAGCACCGCGCCCCCCGCCTCTCCGGCGGCGGATTCAACCGGCTGCCCCTGGGACTCGCGGCTTTCGTGGCCTTCTTCTTCATCGCCACCCTGCCGCTCGCCGGGGTCTCCGGGCCTTTGGCGTGGGGCTCCCCGTTCGGCATGGCCCTGGTGGCGGTGGGCCTCTACGGCAGCCTGGACCTCTACGGCGGACTGGCCCGGGGACCTCTGAAGCACGCCGCGAATGGCGCCCTGCACCTGGCCTTCCATCCCCGGCCGGAACGGTTCCGGGAGGCCGACGCTGATTCCGGCAGCCCGGCGGCCCTCCGGCCCCTGGACCTGGAGGCCGAGCGCCTGGGCGTGCGGGAGCCCCGGGACTTCCGCTGGAACCAGCTGCTGGGCTTCGACGCCTGCGTGGAATGCGGCCGCTGCGAGGCGGCCTGCCCGGCCTACGAGGCGGGCCTGCCGCTCTCCCCCAAGAAGCTCATCCAGGATCTGGTGGCTGCAGAGGCGCGGGGCGGCACCGACGCCGCCTACCAGGGCAGCCCCTACCCGGGCCGCCCCCTCGGCCAGGCCCGGGGCGGCCCCGATCATCCCCTGATCGGCGAGGAGGCCATGATCCACCCGGACACCCTGTGGGCCTGCACCACCTGCCAGGCCTGCGTCCACGAGTGCCCCATGATGATCGGCCATGTGGACGCGGTGGTGGACCTGCGCCGCTACCAGACCCTCGAGGAGGGCGCCACGCCCGGCAAGGGCGCCGAGGTCCTGGAGGAGCTGCGCGCCACCGACAATCTCCACGGCCGGCCGCGGGAGAGCCGGCTGCACTGGGCCACCGACCTGAATCTGCCCCTGCTCGCCGAGCGGGGCGCCTGCGACGTGCTGCTGTGGACCGGCGAGGGCGCCTTCGAGATGCGCAGCCAGCGCACCCTGCGCGCCCTGGTGCGCCTCCTGCGTCTGGCGGGCGTGGACTTCGCGGTGCTGGGTGCGGAGGAGCGCGATTGCGGCCATGTAGCGCGGGTACTCGGCGAGGAGGCCGCCTTCCGGAATCTCAAGGAGAAGAACCTGGAAACCCTCGATCAGTACCGATTCAACCGGATCCTCACCCCCGACCCGCACGCCCTGCACACCCTGGCAAACGAGTACGACGGCCTCACCGAGCGCTGCGCCATCGAGCACCACAGCACCTTCCTGGCCCGGCTCCTTGCGGAGGGGCGCCTTGCACCCAACCGTCGTGCGGACGGCACCACGGTGACGTTCCACGATCCCTGCTACCTGGCCCGGGGCAACGGCGAGACCCAGAGCCCCCGGGACTTGCTGGAAGGCATCGGCGTGGAGGTGCGGGAGATGGAGAAGTCGGGCCTGCGAACGAGCTGCTGCGGCTGGGGCGGCGGCGCCGCCTTTACCGACGTCCCCGGCGAACGGCGCATCCCGGACGTGCGCATGGATCACGCCCGCGCCACCGACGCTGAGACGGTGGCGGTGGCCTGCCCCAACTGCGCGGTCATGCTCGAGGGCGTGGTGGAGCCGGGCCCGGAGGTGGCGGACATCGCCGAGGTACTGCTGGAAGCCGTTGAGGAAGAGAGCATGGAGGCGGCGTCATGACTGATACACCGCGCCGGCGCGACCCGCGTGCGGAACGGGCCCGGCGGGCGCAGGGGGGCCGGCAACCTGCGACCGAGGAGCCCGGAGCCCCGGAGGGTCGGCAACGCCGGAATCCGCGCAGCGACCGGAACCGGCGGGGCCGCCGGAGCGGGGCTCCGGACCCGGTAAGGCGGGCTGAAGAAGGACCGCTGGCGGTGGAGGCTCCGGCCGGCTGGGTGCTGGCGGTTCCCGATCTGGCGGAGGGGCGGCTCAATGCCCACGACCGCGACGTGATCGGCGGAGCCCGAACCCTCGCCGACGCCCACGGCGGCGGCGTGGCGGCGGTGGCGTTCGGCGCTCCGGGAGCGGGGCTGGGCGCGGCCGGGGCCGACCGGATCCTGCACATCCCCGGCCCCGAGGACGCCTACGACCCCGAAGCACGTGCCGCGGCGCTCCTGACGGCCATGGAGGAGCTCACCCCCTGGCACGTGGTCCTTGCCGACACGATTCCCGGGGCCGGGGACCTGGGCCGCCGGGTGGCCGCCGAGCGCGGCGAGGGCCTGGCCGCCGACGTACGGCGTCTGGAAGCGGACCGCCTGATCTGCCGGGGCGACGGCGACCGCCGGGAATACCACCTGCGCCCGCCCCGCTTCGTACTGTTGGCCCCGGAGGGGGCGGAACCGTACAGCGGGCCGCCTCGGGAAGGCCGGGTGCTGCCCCGGCCCGCCGCCGCGCCCGGCACGGCCCTCGTGGATGAGGGCCCCATCCCGGTGGATGCGCGGTCCCTCCCCCTGGAGGAGGCGGACTTCATCCTCTCCGCCGGCAACGGGGTCAGCGACTGGGACACCTTCCACCGCCTGAGCGCCGCGCTCGGTGCCGCCGAGGGCGGCACCCGGGTGGTATGCGACGCCGGGCTGCTGCCCCGCGAACGCCAGGTGGGCATCTCCGGGGCCCTGGTTGGGGCGCACTGCTACCTGGCCCTGGGGATCTCCGGCGCGCCCCAGCACCTTCAGGGCATCGAGGACTGCGCGCGGGTGGTCGCCGTGAACACCGATCCCTACGCCCCCATCATGAAGCGGGCCGACCTCGCCGTGGCCGGGGACGTGCAGGCGGTGATGGAAGCATTGCTCCACCTAATGGAGGAGGAAGGCCATGCACCCTGAGATCGCGGTTCTGGTCTCCGCCGGGCGGCATCCGGCCTCCGGGCGGCCGCGCCGCGCCCCCGGCGATGCCCGGGCCGTGGAGCTGGCGCTGCGCCTGACGCCCCGCCCCCTGGTCCTCCACGCGGGCGACCCCGAGGAGCCGGCACTGCGGGATTATCTCGGCATGGGGGTGGAGACGCTGACGGTCCTGGAATGCCCCGACGAATCCGATCCCATCCCCTGCCTGGCGGCAACGCTGGAAGGGCACCGACCCGAGCTCATCCTCACCGCCCAGCGCACCGAGCACGGCCCGGCCACCGGCTACCTGCCCTACGCCGTGGCCCGCGCCCTGGGGGCCGCCCTGGCCCCCGCCATCCTGGACATCACCCCCGGCGAGCCGGATGGCTTCTACCTGGCGCAGGCCCTGCCCGGAGGCCGCCGGAGGAGCCTCCGGGCCCGGTCCCCGGTGGTGGCCACCGTGGACCGGGCCGCACCGGCGCCCCGGCCGTCCGCTTTCGGCCCGGCGCGGCGGGGGACCATCCACGTACAGCGGCCGGACGTCCCGCCCCCGACGGCGGATCGGCCCGAAGCCCATCCGGCCCGCAGGCGCCCCAAACGCCTGCGGGCCGCGGAGGGGACGGCCGCCGAGCGCCAGGCCGCGCTGCGCGGCGGCGGTGGCGGGAACGGCCGGACCCTTGAAACCCCTTCCCCCCCGGAGGCGGCCCGGGCCATCCATGCCTTCCTCCTGGACGCGGGCGTGCTCCGAGCGGCCCCCGATGGGGCCCGGGAAGAAGCAGCGCGCCGGGATCGGGCGGCTCCTTGAGCCGCTCCTATCGGGCCTCACCCGCCGTAATCCTTTGTCCGGTGTGGGCTTTTCCCGCCGCCCTCTTTGGCGGCGGAAAAAGCTGGCCTACTATGGGGCTTCCATCGTCGCCCCTTCCCAGGAATACGGAAAAGCGAGGCCCATGAACCTGGAAAAGACGATCTTCGCCTTCATCACCGTTCTGGCCCTGACCATCAATTACGGCTTCTTTCTGGGCGATATCGACAACCCCATCCACCACAACGTCTACGAGCTGTACGCCGCCCTGGTGGTGAGCCTCATCGCCACGGTGATGAAGCTCGGCGAGCGCACCCAGATCGGCTCCCTGCTCCTGGCCACCAGCCTGGTGGCGGACGTCCAGCTCATCCTCGCCGCCATCGTCTGGGGCTGGGCCGCGCAGGCCACGGCGCACGGCATGACGCCGCACATCATGGCCGCCATCGTCTCCCTGTCCGGCGGCGCCCTGCTGGCCAATATCGTCTCGGTGGTGCTGCTGGTGGTGGAGACCAGCATGGGGCGGCGCTAGTGGCCGCGCCGGACCGACCGCGGAGGGTCGCGTCGTGCAGGAGGTGATCTTCCTGCTGTTCCGGCGCATGCGCGCCCCCCTGCTGGTTCTGATCGGCACCTACGCCGTGGCGGTCCTGGGACTGACCCTGGTGCCCGGGCGGGATGATGCGGGCGACCTCTGGTACATGGACTTCTTCCATGCCTTCTACGTGGTGACCTACACGGGCCCCACCATCGGCTTCGGCGAGATCCCCTACGCGTTCACCGGCGCCCAGCGGCTGTGGATGATGTTCGCCATCTACGCCACCGTCATCGCCTGGCTCTACGCCATCGGCGCCCTGCTGGCCGTCCTCCAGGACCCTGCCTTCCGCCGGGTGGTGGGCTTCAGCACCTTCCGGCGCAGCGTGCGGCGCCTCGCCGAGCCCTTCTACATCATCTGCGGTTACGGCGAGGGCGGCACCCTGCTGGTCCGGGCCCTCGCCGACGAGGGCATCCAGCCGGTGGTGATGGACCGCGACCAGGACCGCATCGACACCTTGAAGGTGGAGGGGCTCGGCCTGGAGATTCCGGGCATCCAGGCGGACGCCGCGGACCCGGAGATGCTGGTCATGGCCGGCCTGAAGAAGCGGGAATGCGCGGGCGTGATCGCGGTCAGCCAGTCGGAGCAGGACAACCTGTCCATCGCCATCGCCTGCAAGCTGCTCGCCCCGCGCGTGCCCGTGATCTGCCGCGCCCGCTACCGGGATACCGAGGCCAACCTGGCCTCCTTCGGCACCGAGCACATCATCAACCCCTTCGACACCTTCGCCGAGCGCTTCGCCATGTCGCTGCGCTCGCCGGCCATGTACCTGGTCTACGCCTGGCTCACCGGGATCGAGCACCAGCCGGTGGCCCAGCCCATGGTCCCGCCCCGGGGGACCTGGGTGGTGTGCGGCTTCGGGCGGTTCGGCAAGGCCATGCGGGACCGGCTGCACCGGGAGGGGGCGCATGCGGTGCTGGTGGAGGCGGATCCCGAGGGCACCGGGGCGCCCCTGGGGACCGTGATCGGCCGGGGTACCGAGGCGGAGACGCTGGAAAAGGCGAAGATCCACGAGGCCGACGGCATAATCGCCGGCACCGACAACGACGCCAACAACCTGTCCATCATCCTCACCGCGCGCCAGATGAATCCCGGGCTGTTCACGGTGGCCCGGCAGAACCGCGGCTACAACCAGTCCATCTTCGACGCCGCCAACCTCGATCTGGTGATGAACGCGAGCAACATCCTGACCCGGGAGGTGCTGGGCCTGATCACCACCCCCCTGCTGTCGGACTTCCTGCGCCTGGCCGCGGCGCAGGACGACGACTGGGCCAATGTGCTCATCAGCCGCATGAGCGCGGTCATGGAGGACACCGTACCCGATACCTGGACCCTCGATCTCGCCCGCCATTCCGCCCCGGCCGCCCTGGATGCCCTGGCCGAGGACCGGGATCTGCGCCTGCGCCACCTCCTGACCGACCCCCGGGACCGGGAGTCGTGGCTGCCGGCCGTTCCGCTCCTGCTCTACCGCGGGGCGGACTGCTGGCTGCTCCCGGACATGGATACCCCCCTGCGGCCGGGCGACCGCCTGCTGTTTTGCGGAAGCGACGTGCTGCGCTGGCCCATGGAGCGCATCCTGTCCGACCACAGCGTGCTGGCCTACGTCCGCACGGGGGTGGAACGGCCGGGCGGCTGGCTCTGGCAGTGGCTGGAACGGCGGAACCGGGAACGGGCCGGGGAGGCATGACAAGGACGACCGCCGACGCCCCCGGCGGCCCTCGGGGAGCCCCTTCCGGCGTCGCGGCCGGAGGCCGCCGCCACGGGTAACGCCCCCGATCCCGGGTTTTCCTACAAACCCTTCGGGCGGTGTTTACAGACGAAAGCGGCCGCCTCCCGAAGGAGGCGGCCGCTGGGTCCGGCTGGCGCGCGGGCCGCCGTCAGCCCGCCCCCGCTTCGCCATCCACTATCGTCGCTTTCTCGATGACGATGGGCTGACGCGGAACGCTGCGCGGGAAGCGGCCCTTGGGACCGGTGGGCACCTTGCCCATGGCCCGCACCGTCTCCATGCCCGCCACCACCTCGCCGAAGACCGCATAGCCCCAGCCCCGCTGGGTCTTTGCGCGATGGTTCAGCGGCGGATTGTCGGTTAGGTTGAGGAAGAACTGGGAAGTGGCCGAATGCGGGTCGGAGGTGCGCGCCATGGAGATGGTGCCCGCCTCGTTGGTCAGGCCGTTGTCCGCCTCGTTGGGGATCGGCTCCCGCGTGGGCTTGTGGCGAAGGTCCTTGGTGAATCCGCCTCCCTGGACTACGAAGCCCGGCACCACGCGATGGAAGATGGTGCCGTCGTAGAAGCCGTCGCGGACGTAGCCCAGGAAATTGTCCACCGTCTTCGGCGCCCGTTCCGGGTACAGGGCGAGGACGACGGGGCCCTTGGTGGTTTCCAGGCGGACCCGCGGCCCCTTCTCGGCGGCGCCCGCCGGCGCCGCGAGCATCACGGCCAGGGCCAGCAGGCCCGTTCCCAGCTTTTTCGTCATATCCAGATCC
This is a stretch of genomic DNA from Thiohalorhabdus sp. Cl-TMA. It encodes these proteins:
- a CDS encoding DUF6394 family protein → MNLEKTIFAFITVLALTINYGFFLGDIDNPIHHNVYELYAALVVSLIATVMKLGERTQIGSLLLATSLVADVQLILAAIVWGWAAQATAHGMTPHIMAAIVSLSGGALLANIVSVVLLVVETSMGRR
- a CDS encoding electron transfer flavoprotein subunit beta — its product is MHPEIAVLVSAGRHPASGRPRRAPGDARAVELALRLTPRPLVLHAGDPEEPALRDYLGMGVETLTVLECPDESDPIPCLAATLEGHRPELILTAQRTEHGPATGYLPYAVARALGAALAPAILDITPGEPDGFYLAQALPGGRRRSLRARSPVVATVDRAAPAPRPSAFGPARRGTIHVQRPDVPPPTADRPEAHPARRRPKRLRAAEGTAAERQAALRGGGGGNGRTLETPSPPEAARAIHAFLLDAGVLRAAPDGAREEAARRDRAAP
- a CDS encoding DUF3483 domain-containing protein, whose product is MTAPWIPALVMLAGLAATLAGLAWRARLWLTGRPARVDFLRGLARMPRRYLVDVHEAVSRDPVGGAGRGDTGQRIATMHILTAGGFTAASVLILVVHVFGVAFAPLAALLLGALTVMAAGTVLVGRRRRPEHRAPRLSGGGFNRLPLGLAAFVAFFFIATLPLAGVSGPLAWGSPFGMALVAVGLYGSLDLYGGLARGPLKHAANGALHLAFHPRPERFREADADSGSPAALRPLDLEAERLGVREPRDFRWNQLLGFDACVECGRCEAACPAYEAGLPLSPKKLIQDLVAAEARGGTDAAYQGSPYPGRPLGQARGGPDHPLIGEEAMIHPDTLWACTTCQACVHECPMMIGHVDAVVDLRRYQTLEEGATPGKGAEVLEELRATDNLHGRPRESRLHWATDLNLPLLAERGACDVLLWTGEGAFEMRSQRTLRALVRLLRLAGVDFAVLGAEERDCGHVARVLGEEAAFRNLKEKNLETLDQYRFNRILTPDPHALHTLANEYDGLTERCAIEHHSTFLARLLAEGRLAPNRRADGTTVTFHDPCYLARGNGETQSPRDLLEGIGVEVREMEKSGLRTSCCGWGGGAAFTDVPGERRIPDVRMDHARATDAETVAVACPNCAVMLEGVVEPGPEVADIAEVLLEAVEEESMEAAS
- a CDS encoding FAD-dependent oxidoreductase is translated as MGQFDSLFQPLTIKNVTIRNRIMSTAHAEVYAEDGMPGERYRLYHVEKARGGIGLTMCGGSSSVSIDNPSQWWSSVDVSSDRVIPYFRELTGAVHDHGAAMMIQLTHKGRRNRWDGGDWPHLLSPSGGPEPLHKADSKAMEAEDFERVIRDYAEAVRRARDGGFDGVEISAAHEHLIDQFWSPRSNRRTDAYGGSLENRMRFGLEVFAEIRRVVGNDFVVGMRMPGDELHPDGLDQADLRAIAVRYAGTGMVDFLNVMGSAGDTYATIPNVVPSMAFPPQPFVHLASGIKAEVDVPVIHAQNIKDPASAARLIDEGHVDLVGMTRAHIADPHFVNKVRDGQTDRIRQCVGANNCINRMYDGLDVLCIQNAATGREQTMPHAVRKAPIRRQVVVVGGGPAGMEAARVCAERGHDVTLFEKGPRLGGQLDLAARAPARESLAGITRWFELELKRLNVEIALNTEADAPRIRDLRPDLVLLATGGVPDLDAEPGWRAAEGMVASVHDILGGAVAPEKNVLVYDVPGRYAGVTVADHLAERGALVELVSPDPAVGSDVGGTTQPVYLQRLYEKDVVLTPSYTLQEVYPEGDQRIAVLANEYTGSQEERAVDQVVVDNGTRPAHDLYFALKDKSRNRGQVDLHALFAAESQPEPEGPGDFTLYRFGDCVSGRDIHGAIYDALRLCKAL
- a CDS encoding electron transfer flavoprotein subunit alpha/FixB family protein; this translates as MTDTPRRRDPRAERARRAQGGRQPATEEPGAPEGRQRRNPRSDRNRRGRRSGAPDPVRRAEEGPLAVEAPAGWVLAVPDLAEGRLNAHDRDVIGGARTLADAHGGGVAAVAFGAPGAGLGAAGADRILHIPGPEDAYDPEARAAALLTAMEELTPWHVVLADTIPGAGDLGRRVAAERGEGLAADVRRLEADRLICRGDGDRREYHLRPPRFVLLAPEGAEPYSGPPREGRVLPRPAAAPGTALVDEGPIPVDARSLPLEEADFILSAGNGVSDWDTFHRLSAALGAAEGGTRVVCDAGLLPRERQVGISGALVGAHCYLALGISGAPQHLQGIEDCARVVAVNTDPYAPIMKRADLAVAGDVQAVMEALLHLMEEEGHAP
- a CDS encoding potassium channel family protein, giving the protein MQEVIFLLFRRMRAPLLVLIGTYAVAVLGLTLVPGRDDAGDLWYMDFFHAFYVVTYTGPTIGFGEIPYAFTGAQRLWMMFAIYATVIAWLYAIGALLAVLQDPAFRRVVGFSTFRRSVRRLAEPFYIICGYGEGGTLLVRALADEGIQPVVMDRDQDRIDTLKVEGLGLEIPGIQADAADPEMLVMAGLKKRECAGVIAVSQSEQDNLSIAIACKLLAPRVPVICRARYRDTEANLASFGTEHIINPFDTFAERFAMSLRSPAMYLVYAWLTGIEHQPVAQPMVPPRGTWVVCGFGRFGKAMRDRLHREGAHAVLVEADPEGTGAPLGTVIGRGTEAETLEKAKIHEADGIIAGTDNDANNLSIILTARQMNPGLFTVARQNRGYNQSIFDAANLDLVMNASNILTREVLGLITTPLLSDFLRLAAAQDDDWANVLISRMSAVMEDTVPDTWTLDLARHSAPAALDALAEDRDLRLRHLLTDPRDRESWLPAVPLLLYRGADCWLLPDMDTPLRPGDRLLFCGSDVLRWPMERILSDHSVLAYVRTGVERPGGWLWQWLERRNRERAGEA
- a CDS encoding peptidylprolyl isomerase; amino-acid sequence: MTKKLGTGLLALAVMLAAPAGAAEKGPRVRLETTKGPVVLALYPERAPKTVDNFLGYVRDGFYDGTIFHRVVPGFVVQGGGFTKDLRHKPTREPIPNEADNGLTNEAGTISMARTSDPHSATSQFFLNLTDNPPLNHRAKTQRGWGYAVFGEVVAGMETVRAMGKVPTGPKGRFPRSVPRQPIVIEKATIVDGEAGAG